Proteins from a genomic interval of Heteronotia binoei isolate CCM8104 ecotype False Entrance Well chromosome 5, APGP_CSIRO_Hbin_v1, whole genome shotgun sequence:
- the LOC132571113 gene encoding zinc finger protein 135-like: MQERDIMGDGFSQKLDLIKHQRIYSGDKEKSFKCLECGKRFSQSGNLLQHQKNHTGEKPFECSECGKRFSQSRDVQWHQRIHTDEKPLECSECGKKFTVRGSLLKHQRTHTGEKPFECSECGKRFNQSGNLLKHQRIHTGEKPFECSECGKRFTESGSLLKHQETHRQEKSFQCSEWGKRFSLSRDIQQHQRIHTDEKPFECSECGKRFTESGGLLKHRRTHTGEKPFECSECGKRFSQSGSLLKHQGTHTGEKPFECLDCGKRFSLSGSLQKHQRTHTGEKPFECSECGKRFSQSCNLQLHQRSHTGEKPFECSECGKRFNQRSHLQLHQRSHTGEKPFECLECEKRFTKSGHLLKHQRIHTGEKPFECSECGKRFSQSGTLLKHQRTHTGEKPFECSECGKRFSQSGNLLKHQRTHTGEKPFKCSECGKRFNQNENLLQHQRTHTGEKP; encoded by the coding sequence ATGCAGGAGAGAGACATTATGGGTGACGGTTTCTCACAGAAATTAGACCTTATTAAACACCAAAGGATTTATTCAGGAGACAAGGAAAAATCTTTTAAatgtttagagtgtggaaagagatttagtcagagtggcaatcttctacaacatcaaaaaaaccacacaggggaaaaaccatttgaatgctcagaatgtggaaagagattcagtcaaagtagAGATGTTCAgtggcatcagagaatccacacagatGAGAAACCTTTGGAATGCTCtgaatgtggaaagaaattcactgTGCGTGGTAGTCTTCTAAAGCATCAAAGAACACAcaccggggagaaaccttttgaatgttcagaatgtggaaagagattcaatcagagtggcaatctgttaaagcatcaaagaatccatacaggggaaaaaccttttgaatgctcagaatgtgggaaaagattcaccGAAAGTGGCAGTCTTTTAAAGCATCAAGAAACCCATAGACAGGAAAAATCTTTTCAGTGttcagagtggggaaagagatttagtcTGAGTAGAGATattcagcagcatcaaagaatccacacagatgagaaaccttttgaatgttcagagtgtggaaagagattcactgagaGTGGCGGTCTTCTAAAgcatcgaagaacccacacaggagagaaaccgtttgaatgttcagagtgtggaaagagattcagtcagagtggaagTCTTCTAAAGCATCAAGGAACTCAcaccggggagaaaccttttgaatgtttagattgtggaaagagattcagtctgagtggaagtcttcaaaagcatcaaagaacacacactggggagaaaccttttgagtgttcagaatgtggaaagagattcagtcagagttgcaATCTTCAATTGCATCAAAGAAGccacaccggggagaaaccttttgaatgctcagagtgtggaaagagattcaatcagcgtagccatcttcaactgcatcaaagaagccacacaggggagaaaccttttgaatgcttagaatgTGAAAAGAGATTCACCAAGAGTGGCCATCTTCtaaagcatcaaagaatccacactggggagaaaccttttgaatgttcagagtgtggaaagagattcagccagaGTGGAACTCTTCtaaagcatcaaagaactcacactggggagaaaccttttgagtgttcagagtgtggaaagagattcagtcagagtggcaatcttctaaagcatcaaagaactcacaccggggagaaaccttttaagtgttcagagtgtggaaagagattcaatcagaaTGAAAATCTTctgcagcatcaaagaacccacacaggagagaaaccttga